TCCTGGCCCTGCTGAAGGAAACCGAGATCCACCCCACGGCCGATTGGATCTATGCTCAGCTCAAGCCTGAGTTTCCCCACCTCAGCCTGGGAACGGTCTATCGCAATCTGGCGATTCTGACCGAACAGGGGCTGGTGAAAAAGATCCAGTCCGGCAGCGCCATTGACCGCTATGAGGCAAAGATAAACCAGCATTACCACCTCATCTGTACCCGGTGCGATTCGATCCGCGACC
Above is a genomic segment from bacterium containing:
- a CDS encoding transcriptional repressor is translated as LALLKETEIHPTADWIYAQLKPEFPHLSLGTVYRNLAILTEQGLVKKIQSGSAIDRYEAKINQHYHLICTRCDSIRDLELPIYEEINDRAGQMTAFHVKEHRIYFYGLCSSCMSQNTGT